In Kaistella faecalis, a genomic segment contains:
- a CDS encoding beta-carotene 15,15'-monooxygenase has product MPEFDLDNFKKSWQEQEVQPKYNSTEIEAMLNKSSRNYVKYILWISIAEFLIILCMNIYYTFLGDDSNSFIKILARLGVQNSTELQTSFGNLYLILKAISLVITAYFVVCFYQNYRKINIESNLKKLILQIIRFKKTVNLFILANILLLIVFTAVLTVFTFTVLSQQNIHLTHPTLIGFLVGIIVMTILSIVLIWIYYRVVYGIILKRLGKNLSELKKIDSLQP; this is encoded by the coding sequence ATGCCTGAATTTGATTTAGATAATTTCAAAAAAAGCTGGCAGGAGCAGGAAGTTCAGCCAAAATATAACAGCACAGAAATCGAGGCGATGTTGAATAAATCGTCGCGGAATTACGTTAAGTATATCCTTTGGATTAGCATTGCGGAATTCCTGATCATTCTTTGTATGAATATTTACTACACTTTTCTTGGTGATGACTCCAACAGTTTTATTAAAATCCTGGCAAGACTTGGCGTGCAGAATTCCACAGAACTTCAAACCAGTTTCGGCAATCTTTATTTAATCCTGAAAGCCATCAGCCTTGTTATTACTGCTTATTTCGTGGTTTGTTTCTATCAGAATTACCGCAAAATCAATATAGAATCGAATCTTAAAAAACTCATTCTACAGATCATCAGGTTCAAGAAAACAGTTAATCTTTTCATCTTAGCCAATATTCTACTTCTTATCGTTTTCACGGCGGTATTAACCGTTTTTACCTTTACGGTTTTATCCCAGCAAAACATTCATCTTACACACCCCACTTTGATCGGATTTTTAGTAGGAATTATTGTCATGACGATATTGAGTATAGTCCTGATCTGGATTTACTACCGCGTTGTTTACGGCATTATCCTTAAAAGGTTAGGGAAAAATCTGAGTGAACTGAAGAAAATAGATTCACTTCAACCATAA
- a CDS encoding RNA polymerase sigma factor, which produces MSAKEHEFSKLIKDNQGLIIKVSRLYTNSLEDEQDLFQEIVLQLWRSYDSFKGQSKISTWMYRVALNTAITLFRKKTKSPQTDELMDFHQKGFLEDDDEKQQQISLLYKVVKMLPHVERAIVMMYLDDLPYRDISENLGITEVNARVKMNRLKKTLKELMEKHA; this is translated from the coding sequence TTGAGCGCTAAGGAACATGAATTCTCGAAACTGATTAAGGATAACCAAGGGTTGATCATCAAGGTTTCGCGGCTTTATACCAATTCACTGGAAGATGAACAGGATCTTTTTCAGGAGATTGTGTTACAACTCTGGCGTTCTTACGACTCATTTAAAGGACAATCGAAAATATCCACGTGGATGTACCGCGTTGCCCTGAATACCGCCATTACGCTTTTCAGAAAAAAAACAAAGTCGCCACAGACTGATGAACTTATGGATTTTCATCAAAAGGGATTTCTGGAAGATGATGACGAAAAGCAACAGCAGATTTCGCTTCTTTATAAAGTAGTAAAAATGCTTCCCCATGTGGAACGCGCAATCGTGATGATGTATCTGGACGATTTGCCGTATCGCGATATTTCTGAAAACCTTGGGATTACCGAGGTAAACGCACGTGTGAAAATGAACAGACTGAAGAAAACCTTAAAAGAACTAATGGAAAAACATGCCTGA
- a CDS encoding ABC transporter ATP-binding protein, with protein sequence MIYGTLFLTFLGALMAQVNPLVLKYTVDEVTELTKLPNPMEEGIHILVVISAILLGKELLNIFIQFGQKFYGEKIRISTSSVLAQSVIDKILLYKVAYFNDENHESGKLQIRIDRGIESLTKLVQNFFIDILPLFSNAIIALIIMYMQNMYVGLVSTIVVPIYFYVSSLQAKKLSGVRRTLRNQREQKTSGLLNLISSIMVIKSFVREKFEGKKQYDLQMQLMESQLFTRRTNFIYDGLKTFIEQFGVVLIILLTVYLVLDQQMTIGAIMLHILLFNNVSAPIRQLHRIYDDMNDAMIYAEGFFDILNADAETEPNGSFVEENIKGTFELRNVDFSYPNGTKALNNVSMLIENGKTTALVGLSGAGKSTVINLLCKFYLPTSGEILLDDVNLNDFENTALRDDIGLVLQKNHIFQGSIEDNIRYGNMNATFEEIEAAAKKAYLHDQIIDLPQKYQHDATQLSGGQQQRIAIARLFLKDPPIIFLDEPTASLDAIATEQIKNSLDAIKEGRTVIIISHSLSQILDSDKIYVMKKGEVAESGTHDELISMNGTYREIFDASARSLNLDKLMSSYREN encoded by the coding sequence ATGATTTATGGGACATTGTTTCTTACCTTTCTGGGCGCATTAATGGCGCAGGTAAATCCGCTCGTGCTGAAATATACGGTTGATGAGGTTACTGAACTCACCAAACTGCCCAATCCTATGGAAGAAGGGATACATATTCTGGTTGTTATTTCAGCAATACTTTTAGGTAAGGAATTACTCAATATATTCATTCAGTTTGGACAGAAATTTTACGGCGAAAAAATCCGTATCAGCACCAGTTCTGTTTTAGCGCAATCGGTGATTGATAAAATTCTACTCTATAAAGTCGCCTATTTTAATGACGAAAACCATGAATCGGGTAAACTTCAGATCCGGATTGACCGTGGCATAGAGAGTTTAACCAAGTTAGTGCAGAATTTTTTCATCGATATTCTGCCGCTGTTTTCCAATGCCATTATCGCCCTGATTATTATGTATATGCAAAACATGTACGTGGGTCTGGTTTCTACGATTGTAGTTCCTATCTATTTTTATGTCAGTTCTCTGCAGGCGAAGAAACTTTCCGGCGTAAGGAGAACTTTAAGAAATCAAAGAGAACAGAAAACATCGGGACTTTTAAATTTAATCAGCTCCATTATGGTGATTAAAAGTTTTGTCCGCGAGAAGTTTGAAGGAAAAAAACAGTACGATCTGCAGATGCAGTTGATGGAAAGTCAGTTATTTACGCGGAGGACCAATTTTATTTACGACGGACTGAAGACCTTTATCGAACAGTTTGGCGTTGTGCTCATCATCCTTTTAACCGTTTATCTTGTTTTGGACCAGCAAATGACCATTGGTGCGATCATGCTCCATATTTTGCTTTTCAATAATGTTTCTGCGCCGATACGACAGCTGCACCGGATTTATGATGATATGAATGACGCGATGATTTATGCAGAAGGATTTTTTGATATTTTGAATGCAGATGCCGAGACCGAACCGAACGGAAGCTTTGTTGAAGAAAATATAAAAGGAACCTTCGAACTCAGAAACGTAGATTTTTCTTATCCCAACGGAACAAAAGCGCTCAACAATGTTTCAATGCTCATCGAAAACGGCAAAACTACTGCTTTGGTAGGTTTAAGCGGTGCCGGAAAATCAACGGTGATCAATCTTTTATGCAAATTTTATTTACCCACTTCCGGTGAGATTCTGCTGGATGATGTTAACCTGAATGATTTTGAAAATACGGCGCTTCGCGACGATATTGGATTGGTTCTGCAGAAAAACCACATTTTTCAGGGAAGTATTGAAGACAATATCCGCTACGGTAACATGAATGCTACTTTTGAAGAAATTGAAGCTGCCGCGAAAAAAGCTTATCTTCACGACCAGATTATCGATTTGCCCCAGAAATATCAGCATGATGCTACACAGCTTTCCGGAGGTCAGCAGCAGAGAATTGCGATTGCCAGGCTATTCCTGAAAGATCCGCCAATCATTTTCCTTGATGAGCCTACCGCCAGTTTGGATGCGATCGCGACCGAACAGATTAAAAACTCATTAGACGCGATTAAAGAGGGAAGAACGGTAATCATTATTTCGCACTCGCTGTCGCAGATTTTAGACTCAGATAAAATTTATGTGATGAAGAAAGGCGAAGTCGCAGAAAGCGGAACTCACGATGAACTCATCAGCATGAACGGGACTTACCGTGAAATTTTTGATGCATCTGCCCGAAGCCTTAATCTCGATAAACTCATGAGTTCTTATCGTGAAAATTAG
- a CDS encoding HD domain-containing protein — MNTVLIDCTVDFVKEKLHGAEAGHDWFHIERVWKLSKKIAETEKCNLEVVELSALLHDIADPKFHGGDELLALKISREFLEREKASAEIIDQVLFIIKNISFKNRGEIPETIPVELKIVQDADRLDAIGAIGIARTFNFGGFKNNLMYHPGIPPKLNMSKEEYKKNEGTTINHFYEKLLLLKDLMNTEKGKEIAAERHDFMLKFLDEFYSEWNVD; from the coding sequence ATGAATACTGTTTTAATTGACTGCACCGTGGATTTTGTTAAAGAAAAACTTCACGGTGCTGAAGCCGGCCACGATTGGTTCCATATCGAACGGGTTTGGAAACTCTCAAAAAAAATCGCTGAAACTGAAAAATGCAATCTGGAAGTCGTGGAACTTTCTGCATTGCTCCATGATATTGCAGATCCCAAATTTCACGGTGGCGACGAACTTTTAGCATTAAAAATTTCCCGGGAATTTCTTGAAAGAGAAAAAGCATCAGCAGAAATTATTGATCAGGTTTTGTTCATTATCAAAAATATTTCCTTCAAAAACAGAGGCGAGATTCCTGAAACAATACCTGTAGAACTGAAAATTGTGCAGGACGCAGACCGTCTTGATGCGATTGGTGCGATCGGAATCGCCCGGACTTTCAACTTCGGAGGTTTCAAAAATAATCTGATGTATCATCCCGGCATTCCTCCAAAACTGAACATGTCGAAAGAGGAATACAAGAAAAATGAGGGAACAACCATCAATCATTTTTACGAAAAGCTGCTGTTGCTGAAAGATTTAATGAACACTGAAAAAGGTAAAGAGATTGCAGCTGAGAGGCACGACTTCATGCTGAAATTTCTTGATGAGTTCTACAGCGAATGGAATGTTGATTAA
- a CDS encoding efflux RND transporter periplasmic adaptor subunit: MKKKFTLKKGIYIFLGLILAVALISGISYLVKSNSKESETFLTKKPMVQNMDDKVMATGDIVPREEIEIKPNMSGIIDKIMVDEGDKVTAGQLIATLRIVPSVQNVNAAQQEINNANLQISNARANVNNQQQQYAMQQRLYAQGVISKQEYISAQQQLQSTQQQLRNAQQQLQTAQKNLQIARTGATPELAGLATTQIRSKANGTVLEVPVKVGSQVIEANSFNAGTTIASIADLNSLIFQGTIDEAQAGKLKEGMEMNVVIGALQNKTFPGRVTMIAPKGKDENGTIKFPIEGDVFNKTNEYIRAGFSANGEIILSSQKNALLLDEALIQYEKVNGNDSPFVEVKQPDGKFKKVKVKLGASDGINVQILSGITKDSEVKVWNPSDKDKEALKAQKEK; this comes from the coding sequence ATGAAAAAGAAGTTCACTTTAAAAAAAGGAATTTACATCTTTTTAGGACTGATTTTAGCCGTTGCTTTAATCTCCGGAATTAGTTATCTAGTCAAATCAAACAGCAAAGAGAGCGAAACATTCCTTACCAAAAAACCGATGGTTCAGAATATGGACGATAAAGTGATGGCGACCGGAGACATCGTGCCGCGCGAAGAAATCGAAATCAAGCCGAACATGTCGGGAATTATCGATAAAATAATGGTAGATGAAGGTGACAAAGTTACCGCAGGACAGCTTATTGCTACTTTACGCATCGTGCCGAGCGTACAGAACGTAAACGCTGCACAGCAGGAAATTAATAATGCAAACCTACAGATCAGCAATGCGAGAGCCAACGTAAACAATCAGCAGCAGCAATACGCAATGCAGCAAAGGCTCTACGCGCAGGGTGTGATCTCTAAACAGGAATATATTTCGGCTCAACAGCAGCTTCAGTCTACACAGCAGCAACTCCGAAATGCCCAACAGCAGCTCCAGACCGCGCAGAAAAACCTTCAAATCGCCAGAACGGGCGCGACTCCCGAACTTGCAGGGTTAGCGACCACGCAGATCCGTTCGAAAGCCAACGGAACCGTTCTTGAAGTTCCCGTGAAAGTAGGAAGTCAGGTAATTGAAGCGAACTCCTTTAATGCAGGAACTACAATTGCTTCGATTGCGGATTTAAATTCACTGATATTTCAGGGAACGATTGACGAAGCACAGGCCGGAAAACTGAAAGAAGGCATGGAAATGAATGTGGTGATTGGCGCTTTACAGAATAAGACTTTCCCGGGACGAGTAACGATGATTGCACCAAAAGGAAAAGATGAGAACGGAACCATTAAATTCCCGATTGAAGGCGATGTTTTTAACAAGACCAACGAATATATCCGAGCTGGTTTTTCTGCTAATGGAGAGATCATCCTCAGTTCACAGAAAAATGCATTGCTTCTGGATGAAGCTTTGATTCAGTACGAAAAAGTAAACGGAAACGACAGCCCGTTTGTAGAAGTGAAGCAGCCAGACGGAAAATTCAAAAAAGTGAAGGTAAAACTTGGCGCAAGCGACGGAATAAATGTTCAGATCCTATCCGGAATTACAAAAGATTCTGAAGTGAAAGTGTGGAATCCTTCGGATAAAGACAAAGAAGCACTGAAGGCACAAAAAGAAAAATAA
- a CDS encoding ABC transporter permease, with product MNIIFKIDTWQEIYHSLRNNKLRTFLTMIGVGWGMFLFVALLGAAKGMENGFDKIFSGFATNSIFLWAQNTTIPYDGFAKGRKMNLHLSDLELLPRKISEIDYISPQNSRGNFGSPGESFSRNGKKATYTLTGDYPIGNKISQKKLIYGRYINDADVTGSKNVIVIGEEIYKNFFDAKKNENPLGKSVNVKGIFFHVIGVFRAQKGGGPENDQSAYIPLSTFTKTYNDGDKVGFFAIVSKPDADLSLVEEKVKTELKQKYNVSPEDTNAFGSFNLGKEFKKLTGFLTGMQLLTIIVGTLTILAGVIAISNILLITVTERTKEIGIRRALGAKPAEVRNQILLESVVITLVSGILGFILGIFLLMILNILTKDQDKFPFYNPTVNYLEVFAAMAVMVILGLLIGMIPAQRAVRIRPIEALRSE from the coding sequence ATGAATATCATCTTCAAAATAGACACCTGGCAAGAGATTTATCATTCCCTGCGGAATAATAAGTTACGAACCTTTCTTACCATGATTGGCGTAGGTTGGGGAATGTTCCTGTTTGTTGCTCTCCTTGGTGCAGCAAAAGGAATGGAAAATGGTTTCGATAAAATATTTTCCGGTTTTGCAACCAATTCCATTTTTCTTTGGGCCCAAAACACTACTATTCCTTATGATGGATTTGCAAAAGGCCGGAAAATGAATCTTCACCTGAGTGATCTGGAATTGCTTCCGCGCAAGATTTCGGAAATAGATTATATATCACCGCAAAATTCACGCGGTAATTTCGGCAGTCCGGGTGAAAGTTTTTCAAGGAACGGAAAAAAAGCCACTTATACGTTAACCGGAGATTACCCGATTGGTAATAAAATCTCTCAGAAAAAACTTATTTACGGCAGATATATTAACGATGCCGATGTAACCGGAAGTAAAAATGTGATCGTAATTGGCGAAGAAATTTACAAGAATTTCTTTGATGCGAAAAAGAACGAAAACCCGCTTGGAAAATCGGTTAACGTAAAAGGAATTTTCTTTCATGTAATTGGCGTTTTCCGCGCGCAGAAAGGTGGCGGGCCAGAAAATGACCAGTCTGCCTACATTCCGCTTTCCACATTTACCAAAACGTATAACGACGGTGATAAAGTTGGTTTCTTCGCTATCGTCAGCAAACCCGATGCAGATCTGAGTTTAGTGGAAGAAAAAGTAAAAACCGAACTCAAGCAGAAATACAATGTTTCACCGGAAGATACCAATGCTTTCGGAAGTTTCAATCTTGGTAAGGAATTTAAAAAACTCACCGGATTTTTAACCGGAATGCAGCTTTTAACCATCATTGTAGGAACATTAACGATTCTTGCCGGTGTTATCGCGATCTCCAACATTCTGCTGATTACCGTAACCGAAAGAACCAAGGAAATCGGAATCCGTAGAGCATTAGGAGCGAAACCCGCCGAAGTAAGAAACCAGATTTTATTGGAAAGTGTTGTAATTACTTTGGTATCGGGGATTTTAGGATTTATCTTAGGAATTTTCCTGCTGATGATTCTCAATATTTTAACCAAAGACCAGGATAAGTTTCCGTTTTATAACCCGACTGTAAATTATCTTGAAGTTTTTGCCGCAATGGCTGTAATGGTAATACTGGGGCTGCTTATCGGAATGATTCCGGCGCAGCGGGCAGTGAGAATACGACCTATTGAAGCCCTGCGCTCAGAATAA